CTTAACATAAAAGAAGCACTAGATGAGAACGGCATCGAAATTCCATTCCCACAAATGGATGTTCATTTGAACAAGCTCGAATCGTAAGATTTTGCGTATCGGAAGTTGAAAACGGAGGCGATGAGCCTCCGTTTTGCTATCTGTATGAATAAGCTCGCAACCCAATTCACGCATGTTTAAAAGTGGTTTAAATAGAGCTGTTTTGTCAGAGTAAATGCCAATACAAACATCATCGCTGAAATCAGCATATCGATAATTTGTTGTGCTTTAGGTTTAGATAATATGTGACTCAATTTTGCCGCACCGATTGAGATAGTAAAAAACCAAACAAAAGAGGCGGATATGGTGCCAACGGCAAATGCGAGACGGTCTGTTCCATGAAATTGCCCACCTAGAGAGCCTAAGATAACGACTGTATCTAGATAAAGGTGCGGATTAAATACGGTAACAGCGCAAGCACCAAGGATGACCGCAATTCGACTACTTTTGCTAATCGAACTTGCGTTGCTGTCGTTTGCATACTCAAAGCGTAAAGCTCGTTTTAACGATTGAAAGCCATAAACGGACAAAAAGGCAATGCCTGCGATGGTGATGCCAATCAGTACATTTTCATGTTGCGATAAAATCGCACCAGCGCCAAAAATACCAAGAGACATGAAAAAGAGATCAAGGAAACTGCACACGGTTGCGGTTGTCAAATGATGGTGACGTTTGATGCCTTGATTCAATACATACGCATTTTGAGCACCAATAGGGATAATCATTGTCGCCCCTAAACTAAATCCCTGCAATGCTACCCAGTAATTCACTACAACCTCGTACAACAACATATGGAAGAAAAGAGCGGGCAAGATATCGATAATTTTTTAATAAGTATAATTAATCATTTTAATATATTATTAGCTAAATTAATCATGGAGAGTGTTATGCGTGGTTTAGACTACAAATGGATTGAAGCGTTGGATGCAGTATTGTCTCAAGGGAGTTTTGAACGCGCAGCAGAAGAGCTTTATATTTCCCAATCGGCGGTATCACAACGTATTAAGCAGCTCGAAAAATTTCTTGCTCAACCTGTTTTGGTGAGAAGTGCTCCACCACAAGCGACTCCTATAGGTAAAAAGTTACTTGGATTATATCGCAGGGTTAGTTTACTTGAGCAGGAAGTGGTTCCTGAGCTAACCAATCAGCCTCATTTACGACCTGTCTCCCTGACGATCGCGACAAATGCTGATAGTTTGGCTACCTGGGTTTTGCCTGCGTTAAATAAAATCATGACAACAGAAGCAGTTGCACTGCATTTCTCCATCTTAGATGAGTCTCGATCGATTCAAAAGATGAAAAGTGGCGAAGCCGTAGGGGCTATCAGTGTTGAGTCTCAGCCGCTGGTGGGGTGTAGTGCTGAATACTTGGGTAAGATGGAGTACCTCTGTGTCGCTAGTCCTGCATTTATTGAGCGGCATTTTGCTCAAGGCGTGAATCGTGACTCATTACTCCGCGCGCCAATGGTATCGTTTGACTCACAAGATGATCAACACAAGCGTTTCTTGTCGGAATATTTTGGTCTTTCACAAGATTTAAATATTAATCATAAGGTGGGCAGTTCTGAAGCGTTTGTGACGATGGCGAGATCAGGAATGGCCTATTGTATGATTCCAAAATTGCAAATTGAGCGCGAACTTGAGGCTGGTGAGTTAATCGATATTACCCCTGGGTATTCGTTGACGAACAGTATCTATTGGCATCACTGGCAGTTGGAAACCGGATTATTGAAAGACATTTCTCAAGCTATTGTACAAGGCGCACATTCTCGACTTGAACAATAAGCTAAGCGTAGTCTAATAAACGAGGTACAAATAGTAAGACTTTGGTTAGGAGAATTTCAGATGCAAAATTATCGACGTGCTCTAACACTACTTTGTTTAGGGCTTGGATTTTCTGTTAGTGTTCCTGCTGTAGCGCAGGATTTAAGCTTTCCTCATGTTATTACCACGGGAAGTGCTACATTGATGGTCAATCCTGATAAAGCGGTTATATCCAGTCAAATTCGGGTTACCCAGCCCACTGCCGATGCAGTGAAAAAGCAAGTGGATGGTGTTGTCGCACGATATACTAAAGACTTAAAAAAGAAGATAGATAAACGTTTTATCAGTAGCTCAAACCTCTCTATTTCGCCTCAGTATCACTATGGTGACAAAGGAGAAAGAACACTGGTTGGTTATGTGGGGTCTCGGTCTGTCGAGGTCACCATTAATGATCTTAACCAATTAAATGACCATATCAATCTGGCATTGACTGATGGTATGAATCAGATCTCTGGTATCCAGATGGGGTTGAAAGATCGGAAAGCATATGAAGATCGCGTATTAAAAGCAGCAATGGAAGATGCACAAAATAAAGCGCAATTTTTGGCAGCTGGTTTTCAAAGTAAGCTAGGTCAAGTTTGGCAGGTTGAGTACCATTCCGAGCAAAATACGCCACGTTACGAACGAGTGTCTTTGATGCAAAGTAAAGCGGCGGATGTCTCAAGCTCCTACCAGAATAGCCAGATAGAGCTTGACGCAAGTGTTGATGTTATTTATCGCATTGATACCCACTAAGCGGTTACTTTAGTGGTAAATTTTCTATTTATCGATAGTTTTTCCAACGGAGCTTTCGCTAACTGATATAATTATAACTCATTATCCATGAGCAGCAGTGGCGTATAGAATTGGTGAGAGTTAATCGTTGGATGTTCTTTTTAGGGTGCAGCAGCCTAATGATTATTGTGGCTGGGGCACTCTTTTATTCTCATCGCTATGAAATGCTACTTGAAAGTAGTTTGACTACGATTGCGGATAAAGCGGATACGCAGCTCGAGTTTAATCAAGAGCACTACGAGCGAGCAAGAAAGCAGACCCGTTCAATTGTCACTTTGCTTAGCCATGATCCTGCACTCTATGATTACTTCTTTGAGCCAACTAAGGAACAAGACCATCTAACAAAGTCGTTATCCGCTATGATGGCGAGCTTAGAGTGGTATAACCGAATCCGTTTTATTGATGCTGATGGCAACGAGAAAATTTCGATGGCCTACCAGGCTGATAATCAGCTGGTTCAGCAAGCAACTAATTTGCAGAACATCAATAATACTGAATTGTTTGCGTTTTTAACCTCGATTCCAGATCAGACAGTCGATGTCTGGGGAGCGCGGTGGGTTAACCCTTCATCAGTTTCATCTCAACCTCCGGAGGCTGTTTTTTACGTGGCAACCCCCGTGACACTGTTAGGCCAAAGGCATGGTTATGTAGTGTTGGATGTTAGCCTTTCAACCATGTATCAAAAAATCTTAATTTCTCCTCAGCGCGGGTTTCATCTGCAAATTCTCAATCAAGATGGCCAATACATCGCAGGTTCTAGCCGGCAATTAATTAATTCTCAGCAAGAAATGTGGTCTGGCGATCGTTTTAACACGTTATACCCACGCTCTTGGGATGTCATTCAAAAGACTCATCGTGGTGTTCTTACCGAGAATAATCACCTCATCATTTATCGACGGGTTGCTCTCTCCGATACCATTTCGCTCACCATGTTGGTGAACTTATCCCCCCAGCAGTTGCAACATGAGATCCAATACGAAATTGATGCTCTGAAAAATGAAGCCTATTTTGTTTTATTAATCATGTTGTTATTTGCTTTGCCTGCTGCAATGTTAGGGTATCACTATCATCGACGTAATATTGAAAGCAAGTTAGCACATGCCGCCTTGCACGGGATGTCGGCAGTGGCTATTTGTGATGCTCAATATCGAATTAAACTGGTCAACAAAACCTTTGAAAAAGCGATCAATATAAGAGGAAGTGATATTGAGGGGATGAACATGCTCGATTTTCTTCTTTCGGAATATGATAGCAATTTCAAACATCAAGTGATGCGCATGGTGCAAGAGCATTCATTGTGGCGTGGTGAAATCAATTACATAGCGCCCAATGGTGAATTGCTAGTGGTTTTGGTGAGATTCCAAGCTGTTTTAGAGCGTGGGCAAGTGAGTTATTACATCATCAGCCTAATTGATATCTCTGAGCGCAAAGCATTAGAAAATCGTTTACGAAAAATGAGTGAGCTCGATGACATGACTAAGCTGTGGAATCGGCGCAAGTTTGAAATCGAAATAAAAGAACATGCCAATAGAGTTAAACAACAAGATGGAATCTACTCAATTCTGGTGTTGCTTGATATAGATTACTTTAAGTTAATCAATGATGAATTGGGGCATGATGAGGGCGATAGAGTCATTATCTATATAGCCAGTACTTTGACAAAACTGGTACGAACAACGGACTTTGTTGCTCGTATTGGAGGGGAAGAGTTCGCCATTATAATGCCCAATACATCGGTAGAAGAGGCAACCCAACTGATGAATAGTATTCGTCAACACATAGCTGAAGATAAACTCGCGCGGGCGACGGTTAGTGTTGGTATCACCGACATCACCGAAGATAGAACCCAAACCTACAAGTGGGCAGATGTCGCCTTATACAGCGCAAAATCGGATGGTAGAAATCGAGTCAGCATCTGTTTGAGTAGTGAGGAAATTGCATAAAAACTCCCTATTCTTTTTGATAGTTTAATTGATAAAACCATCTTGAGTTGGACTGGATATTCAGTAAACTGTGTTTTTTTTAAACAGTTTGGCTCCAGTGGTACAGGGAACTGCAAAGTTAAAAAGTCTTGTTTGATATAAAAGCTATGGAATTCAAACACTCTGGGCAGTATGAGGCAGAGCATGTTGTTAAATCATTTTGTCGTTAGGTTAACGATTGGTTGTTTGTTGGTATTGGGAATTAAATTAAGCGCACTTTATTTTCTTCCTATGGTGTTACTTTTGAATACGCACCACAGAGAATTTTTTGGTTGGTAACAAAACCACCGACCAAAATCTAACATCACTAGTTTAGCAAAGATAAAAAAATCGGGGCCCAGGCCCCGATTTTTGTTATCAGTTCGATTAAAGAACGTGAACTGACGCAGTGTTTGTTGTACCTGATGCAACAAGAGCACCAGAAACCATAACCGCGATATCACCTTTCTTACCTAGGCCTGATTCAAGAGCCATTTCTTTACCTAGACGGTAGAAGTCATCAGTGCTAGCAATTTCATCAACCACTACAGGTGTTACACCTTTAGAAAGAACAAGCTGTGCAGCTGTTTTCTTGTTAGTTGTGATAGCAAGAATGTTTGCTGTTGGGAAGTATTTACGAACTGAACGAGCAGATTTGCCTGCTTGAGTCGCTACCACGATAAGTGGAGCAGCCAATTTCTCTGCAGTATCTACAGCGCCTTTACATACTGCTTCAGTGATGCGTAGACGTGGGCTGTCTAGGCGAGTGCTAAGCTCAGCTTGTAGAGATGAATCAGTGCGTTCAGCGATACGAGCCATGATAGTTACCGCTTCTACAGGGTATTTACCTTTCGCTGTTTCACCAGAAAGCATGACTGCATCTGTACCATCCATAACCGCGTTTGCTACGTCGCCAGCTTCTGCGCGAGTAGGGCGTGGGTTTTTGATCATTGAATCAAGCATTTGAGTTGCTGTGATAACCACTTTACGAGCGCGGTTACATTTTTCAATCATCATTTTTTGCGCGAAGATAACTTCTTCAGCTGGGATTTCAACACCTAGGTCACCACGAGCAACCATGATGCCATCAGAAGCTTCTAGAATGTCGTCGAAGTTATCAACGCCTTCTTGGTTCTCAATTTTAGAGATGATTTGGATGTTTTCGCCGCCGTGAGAAGCAAGAACTTCACGGATTTCTTTTACATCAGATGCTTTACGGATGAATGATGCAGCAACAAAGTCAACACCTTGCTCACAACCAAACTTAAGGTCGTTTTTATCTTTTTCAGCAAGTGCTGGAAGATTAACTGCAACACCAGGAAGGTTTACACCTTTGTTTTCGCCTAGTGCACCGTTGTTCAGAACTTTACATTTTACTTCAGTGTCAGTTTTAGAGATAACGGTCATTTCGATTAGGCCGTCATCTACCAGGATAGTGTTACCTTCTGCAAGGTCTGCAGCAAAGCCTGGGTAAGTAACTGCTACGCGGTCTTTGTTGCCAACAACTGCTGTGTCAGTTGTGAAAGTGAATTCTTGACCAGCTACTAGATCAACGTCATCGCCGTTTTCTAGTTTGATAGTGCGGATTTCAGGGCCTTTAGTATCCAATAGGATTGCTAGAGGTTTACCAGTGTTCGCCATTACTTCGCGGAAGTTTTTGATGCGAGTACCATGCTCAACGTAGTCACCGTGAGAGAAGTTTAAACGCATAACGTTCATACCAGCATTCACTAGCTCGGTAAGTTTCTCTACTGACTCAGTTTTTGGGCCAATCGTACATACGATTTTGGTCTTTTTCATGGAAGTGTTTCTCCGGTAAATAGTATTAATTTTGAAAGTTGTTTCACGGGGTATAGAGGGCTCGTGGTGGCAATCTGTACTTTCTTTATCGCCTGTCTATATAAAAATCGAGCTAACGCCTCTTTACTTGAAAGTCTTACAACAGATTTGATCAATTTATAACTACATCTGTTGCCTAAAATTTCAGAATTATCGGGATTTCCCTAGGGTACAACGGGAAAGTTACAAAAATATCACGCCTAGTTCTGTAATTTTTTTTCTTTAGGGCTGGAATTCTACCACTTTATTTTTTCAATAGCACTGTCCAAGAATTGTCTTAGGACAAGGTTTTAGCGTGAAATATTAATTTTTTGGAGCAAAATAAATGGACAGTTATGTTTCGAAGTGATTATAATTGCTTTCGATTCGAAACCTGCTATAAAGTTAAAAATGTCGAAACGAAATACACAACTTAGAAGACACGCTATTGCGACTCTCGTTAATGAGATGGGAGAAGTGAGTGTTGAATCACTAGCTTCTCAATTTGAAACTTCAGAAGTCACTATTCGAAAAGATTTGGCTTCCTTAGAAGAAAACGGTTTATTACTGCGTCGCTATGGCGGCGCAATTGCATTACCGAAAGAAGTCGTAAGTGAAGAGTTGAGTCCAAAAGTTTCGGTTCGAAAGGTTTCTATCGCAAAAGCGGCTGCAAAGTTAATCCGAGATCATAACAGAATTGTGATCGACAGCGGCAGAACGACCGGTGCCTTGATTGAACAACTCAATGAAAAACGTGGTTTAGTTGTGATGACTAACTCATTGCAAGTGGCTAACGCGTTAAGTGAATTGGAGAATGAACCGACATTATTAATGACGGGCGGAACGTGGGATATCCGTTCTGAGTCTTTCCAAGGTAATGTCGCCGAATCGGTGTTGCGCTCTTACGATTTTGACCAACTTTTTATCGGTTGTGATGGTGTCGACTTAGAACGAGGCACGACTACATTTAATGAATTGATTGGCTTAAGCAAAGTGATGGCTGAGGTTTCTCGCGAAGTCATCGTCATGGTTGAGTCTGACAAGTTTGGACGCAAGATCCCTAACTTAGAATTGCCTTGGAACATCGTGGATGTGTTGGTGACCGACGAAGGTCTTCCCGATGAATTTGTTAAGAAAATAGAATCGCATCAAGTGCGAGTTATTCGCGCTTAATCAGTAGAGATTAGGACTTAAAAAGTTGTGGTAAGTCCTCAACGTCATTTTTTAGGAGCTTATTAGTATGTGTGGAATTGTTGGTGCAGTAGCACAGCGTGATGTAGCAGAAATTCTTGTTGAAGGCCTACGCCGTTTGGAATACCGCGGTTACGACTCTGCGGGTGTTGCAGTGGTAGATGCAAACAAGAATATGACTCGTGTACGCCGCCTAGGTAAAGTACAAGAATTGGCTGATGCGGTTGCAGAATCGCACGTACATGGCGGCACTGGCATTGCGCACACCCGTTGGGCAACCCACGGTGAACCTTCTGAAATCAACGCTCACCCACACGTATCTGGCGATATCGCAGTTGTGCACAACGGTATCATCGAAAACTACGAAGTTTTGCGCGAAGAACTTCGCTCTCGTGGTTACGAGTTCGTATCTCAAACCGATACTGAAGTTATTGCTCACTTAGTTGAATGGGAACTTCGTACTTCTTCATCGTTACTTGAAGCCGTTCAAAAAACCGCAAAACAACTTGAAGGTGCGTACGGTACCGTTGTTGTTGACCGTAAAGATCCTGAACGTCTTGTGGTCGCTCGCTCTGGTAGCCCAATCGTTATCGGTTTAGGTGTGGGTGAAAACTTCCTCGCTTCTGACCAATTAGCGCTTTTAAATGTGACTCGTCGCTTTATTTATCTTGAAGAAGGTGATGTGGCTGAAATTACTCGTCGTGAAGTGAAAATCTTTGCTGCTAACGGTACAGCTGTAGAACGTGAGATTACGGAATCTAACGCAGAACACGATGCGGGTGAGAAAGGCAAATACCGCCACTTCATGCAGAAAGAAATTTTTGAACAACCAAAAGCCCTGCTAAACACCATTGAAGGCCGTATCACAGATGATTCTGTGATTACTGATAGCATCGGTGTGCACGCAACTGAAATTCTTAGCAAAGTTGAACACATTCAATTAATTGCTTGTGGTACTTCTTACAACTCTGCAATGGCTTCTCGCTACTGGTTTGAAGCAATTGCTGGCGTGAGCTGTGACGTAGAGATTGCTTCTGAGTTCCGTTACCGTAAATTTGTGACTCGTCCAAATAGCTTGTTGATTACCTTGTCTCAATCTGGTGAAACGGCTGATACATTGGCCGCCCTTCGTCTTGCTAAAGAAAAAGGCTACATGGCGGCAATGACCATCTGTAACGTGGCAGGTTCTTCTCTTGTACGTGAATCTGATATTGCCTTTATGACCCGCGCAGGAACCGAAATCGGTGTGGCTTCAACTAAAGCCTTTACCACTCAGTTAGCAGCATTGCTAATGTTGGTGGCGGCGATTGGTAAGCAAAAAGGCACAGTGAACAAAGAAACTGAAAAAGAGATTGTCACTGCGTTGCATGCTCTGCCTAAACAGATTGAATCAGCTCTCGGCAGTGAAAAAGAGATTGAAGATCTAGCAAAAGACTTTGCAGATAAGAACCACACGCTGTTCCTCGGTCGTGGTGAGTACTTCCCAATTGCATTGGAAGCGGCTCTGAAACTGAAAGAGATCTCTTATATTCACGCAGAAGCGTATGCAGCAGGTGAATTGAAACATGGCCCACTAGCGCTTATTGATGCGGATATGCCAGTGGTG
This genomic window from Vibrio tritonius contains:
- the glmS gene encoding glutamine--fructose-6-phosphate transaminase (isomerizing) encodes the protein MCGIVGAVAQRDVAEILVEGLRRLEYRGYDSAGVAVVDANKNMTRVRRLGKVQELADAVAESHVHGGTGIAHTRWATHGEPSEINAHPHVSGDIAVVHNGIIENYEVLREELRSRGYEFVSQTDTEVIAHLVEWELRTSSSLLEAVQKTAKQLEGAYGTVVVDRKDPERLVVARSGSPIVIGLGVGENFLASDQLALLNVTRRFIYLEEGDVAEITRREVKIFAANGTAVEREITESNAEHDAGEKGKYRHFMQKEIFEQPKALLNTIEGRITDDSVITDSIGVHATEILSKVEHIQLIACGTSYNSAMASRYWFEAIAGVSCDVEIASEFRYRKFVTRPNSLLITLSQSGETADTLAALRLAKEKGYMAAMTICNVAGSSLVRESDIAFMTRAGTEIGVASTKAFTTQLAALLMLVAAIGKQKGTVNKETEKEIVTALHALPKQIESALGSEKEIEDLAKDFADKNHTLFLGRGEYFPIALEAALKLKEISYIHAEAYAAGELKHGPLALIDADMPVVVIAPNNDLLEKLKSNIEEVRARGGLLYVFADENAGFVSDASMKVITMPHVSEITAPIFYTVPMQLLAYHVALIKGTDVDQPRNLAKAVTVE
- a CDS encoding SIMPL domain-containing protein (The SIMPL domain is named for its presence in mouse protein SIMPL (signalling molecule that associates with mouse pelle-like kinase). Bacterial member BP26, from Brucella, was shown to assemble into a channel-like structure, while YggE from E. coli has been associated with resistance to oxidative stress.); this translates as MQNYRRALTLLCLGLGFSVSVPAVAQDLSFPHVITTGSATLMVNPDKAVISSQIRVTQPTADAVKKQVDGVVARYTKDLKKKIDKRFISSSNLSISPQYHYGDKGERTLVGYVGSRSVEVTINDLNQLNDHINLALTDGMNQISGIQMGLKDRKAYEDRVLKAAMEDAQNKAQFLAAGFQSKLGQVWQVEYHSEQNTPRYERVSLMQSKAADVSSSYQNSQIELDASVDVIYRIDTH
- a CDS encoding DeoR/GlpR family DNA-binding transcription regulator, which gives rise to MSKRNTQLRRHAIATLVNEMGEVSVESLASQFETSEVTIRKDLASLEENGLLLRRYGGAIALPKEVVSEELSPKVSVRKVSIAKAAAKLIRDHNRIVIDSGRTTGALIEQLNEKRGLVVMTNSLQVANALSELENEPTLLMTGGTWDIRSESFQGNVAESVLRSYDFDQLFIGCDGVDLERGTTTFNELIGLSKVMAEVSREVIVMVESDKFGRKIPNLELPWNIVDVLVTDEGLPDEFVKKIESHQVRVIRA
- a CDS encoding LysR family transcriptional regulator ArgP yields the protein MRGLDYKWIEALDAVLSQGSFERAAEELYISQSAVSQRIKQLEKFLAQPVLVRSAPPQATPIGKKLLGLYRRVSLLEQEVVPELTNQPHLRPVSLTIATNADSLATWVLPALNKIMTTEAVALHFSILDESRSIQKMKSGEAVGAISVESQPLVGCSAEYLGKMEYLCVASPAFIERHFAQGVNRDSLLRAPMVSFDSQDDQHKRFLSEYFGLSQDLNINHKVGSSEAFVTMARSGMAYCMIPKLQIERELEAGELIDITPGYSLTNSIYWHHWQLETGLLKDISQAIVQGAHSRLEQ
- a CDS encoding LysE/ArgO family amino acid transporter — translated: MNYWVALQGFSLGATMIIPIGAQNAYVLNQGIKRHHHLTTATVCSFLDLFFMSLGIFGAGAILSQHENVLIGITIAGIAFLSVYGFQSLKRALRFEYANDSNASSISKSSRIAVILGACAVTVFNPHLYLDTVVILGSLGGQFHGTDRLAFAVGTISASFVWFFTISIGAAKLSHILSKPKAQQIIDMLISAMMFVLAFTLTKQLYLNHF
- a CDS encoding sensor domain-containing diguanylate cyclase; the encoded protein is MIIVAGALFYSHRYEMLLESSLTTIADKADTQLEFNQEHYERARKQTRSIVTLLSHDPALYDYFFEPTKEQDHLTKSLSAMMASLEWYNRIRFIDADGNEKISMAYQADNQLVQQATNLQNINNTELFAFLTSIPDQTVDVWGARWVNPSSVSSQPPEAVFYVATPVTLLGQRHGYVVLDVSLSTMYQKILISPQRGFHLQILNQDGQYIAGSSRQLINSQQEMWSGDRFNTLYPRSWDVIQKTHRGVLTENNHLIIYRRVALSDTISLTMLVNLSPQQLQHEIQYEIDALKNEAYFVLLIMLLFALPAAMLGYHYHRRNIESKLAHAALHGMSAVAICDAQYRIKLVNKTFEKAINIRGSDIEGMNMLDFLLSEYDSNFKHQVMRMVQEHSLWRGEINYIAPNGELLVVLVRFQAVLERGQVSYYIISLIDISERKALENRLRKMSELDDMTKLWNRRKFEIEIKEHANRVKQQDGIYSILVLLDIDYFKLINDELGHDEGDRVIIYIASTLTKLVRTTDFVARIGGEEFAIIMPNTSVEEATQLMNSIRQHIAEDKLARATVSVGITDITEDRTQTYKWADVALYSAKSDGRNRVSICLSSEEIA
- the pykF gene encoding pyruvate kinase PykF is translated as MKKTKIVCTIGPKTESVEKLTELVNAGMNVMRLNFSHGDYVEHGTRIKNFREVMANTGKPLAILLDTKGPEIRTIKLENGDDVDLVAGQEFTFTTDTAVVGNKDRVAVTYPGFAADLAEGNTILVDDGLIEMTVISKTDTEVKCKVLNNGALGENKGVNLPGVAVNLPALAEKDKNDLKFGCEQGVDFVAASFIRKASDVKEIREVLASHGGENIQIISKIENQEGVDNFDDILEASDGIMVARGDLGVEIPAEEVIFAQKMMIEKCNRARKVVITATQMLDSMIKNPRPTRAEAGDVANAVMDGTDAVMLSGETAKGKYPVEAVTIMARIAERTDSSLQAELSTRLDSPRLRITEAVCKGAVDTAEKLAAPLIVVATQAGKSARSVRKYFPTANILAITTNKKTAAQLVLSKGVTPVVVDEIASTDDFYRLGKEMALESGLGKKGDIAVMVSGALVASGTTNTASVHVL